One genomic window of Legionella jordanis includes the following:
- the recO gene encoding DNA repair protein RecO has product MTADELEAWVLHKRPSGDTSIQVTFFTRERGIVKCLCKGGRAPKKQALLQAFSPLWLVVDARKDWHYSRQIESLSLPLDLQGYSLFAGLYVNELLYYSLNPLDAQPQLFDVYLETLQALVSAKHLEHIELLLRRFEWCLLRACGQAVSLSEEAHSGRSIEAEKYYRLVNGEGFVISETGLPGQDILAFSKGCLDNARALRSAKLIMRQAIDNLLDNKPLKSRALFSRYHQMKRRRNEPEFRD; this is encoded by the coding sequence ATGACAGCTGACGAACTTGAAGCCTGGGTGCTTCATAAGCGACCGTCAGGTGATACCAGCATTCAAGTAACCTTTTTTACGCGTGAGCGGGGGATTGTCAAATGCCTGTGCAAAGGTGGTCGGGCCCCTAAAAAACAAGCCCTCTTGCAAGCCTTTTCCCCGTTATGGCTGGTCGTTGACGCTCGCAAAGACTGGCATTATAGTCGTCAGATTGAAAGCCTGTCCTTACCCCTTGATCTACAAGGATACTCCTTATTTGCTGGCCTGTATGTTAATGAGCTGCTGTACTACAGTTTAAATCCCTTGGATGCGCAACCTCAGCTCTTTGATGTGTATTTGGAAACATTGCAAGCTTTGGTGAGTGCTAAACACCTCGAACACATAGAACTCTTGTTAAGGCGTTTTGAATGGTGTTTGCTTAGGGCTTGTGGCCAAGCGGTTTCTCTTAGCGAAGAAGCCCATTCCGGCCGTTCAATTGAGGCTGAAAAATATTATCGGCTGGTAAATGGGGAAGGTTTTGTGATTAGCGAAACCGGTCTACCAGGCCAGGATATTTTGGCTTTTTCCAAAGGTTGTTTGGACAATGCTCGTGCTCTTCGAAGTGCAAAACTGATTATGCGTCAAGCGATTGATAATCTTTTGGACAACAAACCACTTAAATCGCGGGCGTTATTTAGTCGCTATCATCAGATGAAACGAAGGCGAAATGAGCCGGAATTTAGGGACTAG
- the era gene encoding GTPase Era — MTSYCGYIALVGRPNVGKSTLLNRILHQKLSITSTKPQTTRHSILGIQTLGDYQYVYVDTPGIHQGSKKVMNRMMNKTAKSVLRDVDVIAFIVDGTHWTDEDDYVLRLIKQAHIPCLLLINKVDKISDKSQLLPWIEKISQMHQFAAVIPISAKTGAQVDHLEEELKKYLPEGPHLFADDQFTDRPIRFLCAELLREKIFRLCGQELPYATTVEIESFKDEGNLLRIHALILVEKDNHKRIIIGEKGQKLKEMATTARMDMEKLLGKKVFLQCWCKVKSGWADDERLLKQLGYDS; from the coding sequence ATGACAAGTTATTGCGGATATATTGCTTTGGTTGGGCGGCCAAATGTTGGCAAGTCAACCCTATTGAATCGTATTTTACATCAGAAATTAAGCATCACCTCAACAAAACCTCAAACTACCCGACACAGTATTTTAGGCATACAAACCTTAGGTGATTACCAATATGTCTATGTTGATACGCCAGGAATCCATCAAGGCTCTAAAAAAGTCATGAACCGTATGATGAACAAAACGGCCAAATCGGTATTGCGTGATGTGGATGTCATTGCCTTTATTGTGGATGGTACTCATTGGACGGATGAAGACGATTACGTGTTGCGTTTAATCAAACAAGCCCACATCCCTTGTCTGCTCTTAATTAATAAAGTAGATAAAATTTCAGATAAATCCCAATTGCTGCCCTGGATTGAAAAAATAAGCCAAATGCACCAATTTGCTGCCGTTATTCCTATTTCCGCTAAGACTGGTGCACAAGTTGATCATCTGGAAGAGGAGTTAAAAAAATATTTGCCGGAGGGGCCTCATCTATTTGCAGATGATCAATTTACGGACAGGCCTATCCGTTTTCTCTGTGCGGAGTTGCTGCGGGAAAAAATTTTTCGCCTATGCGGACAGGAACTGCCTTATGCCACAACCGTTGAAATTGAGTCATTTAAAGACGAAGGCAATTTGCTAAGAATTCATGCACTTATTCTGGTGGAAAAGGACAACCATAAGCGCATTATTATTGGTGAGAAAGGACAGAAATTAAAGGAAATGGCGACCACTGCACGTATGGATATGGAAAAACTCCTGGGGAAAAAAGTATTTTTACAATGTTGGTGCAAAGTAAAATCCGGGTGGGCTGATGATGAGCGCCTCCTAAAACAATTAGGTTATGACAGCTGA
- the pdxJ gene encoding pyridoxine 5'-phosphate synthase, translating into MTHEILLGVNIDHVATVREARGTRYPDPVQAAMEAQDAGADGITLHMREDLRHIQARDVRLIKSILQVPMNLELAVTDGMLAFAEEIRPEHACLVPEKREEITTEGGLDIIGHRSAVQKAVQRLQALGSEVSLFIDPDLKQIEAAAEVGAPVIEIHTGCYADATDPAEQALELKRIVEAAEYAANLNLIVNAGHGLHYHNVKAIAAIRQLRELNIGHAIIARAIFSGMKQAVKEMRQLMLEARNYA; encoded by the coding sequence ATGACTCATGAAATTTTGCTGGGTGTAAACATTGATCATGTGGCTACTGTTCGCGAGGCCCGGGGCACGCGATATCCTGATCCAGTGCAAGCGGCTATGGAAGCCCAGGATGCAGGTGCCGATGGCATTACTTTACATATGAGAGAAGATTTAAGGCACATTCAGGCGCGTGATGTTCGTCTAATCAAATCGATTTTACAAGTGCCAATGAATCTTGAGCTGGCCGTCACTGACGGGATGCTCGCTTTTGCTGAAGAAATTAGACCGGAACATGCCTGCCTTGTTCCTGAAAAACGGGAAGAGATTACTACTGAAGGAGGTCTGGATATTATAGGCCATCGTTCTGCAGTGCAAAAAGCTGTACAACGTTTGCAAGCCCTTGGCAGTGAGGTTTCCCTTTTCATTGATCCAGACTTAAAACAAATTGAGGCAGCGGCAGAGGTAGGCGCTCCCGTGATTGAAATTCATACGGGTTGTTATGCCGATGCCACTGATCCTGCAGAACAAGCGTTGGAACTTAAGCGAATTGTTGAGGCAGCTGAATACGCGGCCAATCTTAACCTAATTGTTAATGCTGGCCACGGTTTGCATTATCACAATGTAAAAGCTATTGCTGCTATCAGACAATTGAGAGAATTGAATATTGGCCATGCCATCATTGCCCGCGCTATCTTTTCAGGCATGAAGCAGGCCGTAAAAGAGATGCGACAACTCATGTTAGAAGCGAGAAATTATGCCTAA
- the ileS gene encoding isoleucine--tRNA ligase — MAEYKDTLNLPETTFPMKANLAQREPQMLAHWEAEGIYHKMRQARQGCEHFVLHDGPPYANGHLHCGHALNKILKDIINKSKCLSGFDAPFVPGWDCHGLPIELNVEKKIGKAGHKVSAREFRAKCREYAASQIDIQREEFKRLGVFGDWEHPYVTMDYSYEANIIRALGKVIENGHLQQGFKPVHWCIECGSALAEAEVDYEDKISPAIDVSFMAVDPAALLAVINRNLEVKPVVVPIWTTTPWSLPGNEAVCLHPNLEYVLIDDGKRYYLIVAELLEAVASRYGISNYEIVGRTKGLQFEQMLLQHPLYERQVPIVLGEHVTTDAGTGCVHTAPAHGPDDYQIGIAYNLPLINPVLPNGCYQEDVPLFAGLSVLKVNDTVIEALKERSALLHFENIQHSYPHCWRHKTPMVFLATPQWFIAMDKNGLRETIKEVINQVDWIPDWGKARIAAMVETRPDWCISRQRAWGTPMTLFVHKTTRELHPDTVELIEKIAVKMEEKGIEAWFDLDIEEFLAKDAEQYEKITDTLDVWFDSGVSHYCVLKQDPELGLPADVYFEGSDQHRGWFNSSLTTAVAIYGSAPYKTVLTHGYTVDAEGKKLSKSKGNYVALDKLINQHGADILRLWVSSTDYRHEVSISEEIIKRNADAYRRIRNTARFLLANLFDFVPEEHCVEVDQMVELDCWAIKRAQQLQHEIIEAYKNYNFHVIYQKIHNFCAVDMGSFYLDVIKDRQYTTAKNSLARRSCQTAMFHIVHALTRWLAPILSFTAEEIWQFTPGTTGESIFLERWYSEWPRINDVNMIFWQQLQVIRDEVNKALENQRKTGLIGSGLAARVVIYADDKSYPLLVRLGEELRFILITSEASVKPLDASPENLITNKELGIAVEVQASTDEKCERCWHRREDVGTNPEHPGLCQRCVSNISGCDEVRQYA; from the coding sequence ATGGCAGAGTATAAAGATACCTTAAATTTACCTGAAACGACTTTTCCCATGAAAGCCAATCTGGCACAAAGAGAACCCCAGATGCTTGCACATTGGGAAGCCGAAGGTATCTATCATAAGATGAGGCAGGCTCGGCAAGGTTGTGAGCATTTTGTCCTTCACGATGGCCCTCCTTACGCCAATGGTCACTTACACTGCGGACATGCTCTAAATAAAATTTTGAAAGACATTATTAACAAATCGAAATGCTTAAGCGGCTTCGATGCGCCTTTTGTACCTGGCTGGGACTGCCATGGTTTGCCCATTGAGCTTAATGTTGAAAAAAAAATCGGCAAAGCTGGCCATAAGGTGAGTGCCCGCGAATTTCGTGCGAAATGCCGGGAATATGCAGCCAGCCAAATTGATATACAACGAGAAGAATTCAAGCGACTGGGAGTGTTTGGTGATTGGGAGCACCCCTATGTCACCATGGATTATTCCTATGAAGCAAATATCATTCGTGCACTAGGCAAAGTAATAGAAAATGGCCATCTGCAACAAGGCTTCAAACCTGTCCATTGGTGCATTGAGTGCGGCTCAGCTTTAGCCGAGGCAGAAGTAGATTATGAAGATAAAATTTCACCGGCGATTGATGTTTCTTTTATGGCTGTTGATCCTGCAGCATTATTAGCCGTGATCAATCGCAATTTAGAAGTCAAGCCGGTCGTGGTTCCGATTTGGACAACAACCCCCTGGTCATTGCCCGGAAACGAAGCAGTTTGCCTTCACCCGAATTTGGAGTATGTGCTCATCGATGATGGCAAACGCTATTATTTGATCGTTGCAGAACTTCTAGAGGCAGTTGCCAGCCGTTATGGAATCTCCAATTATGAAATTGTCGGTCGTACCAAGGGGCTTCAGTTTGAGCAAATGCTATTGCAACATCCCTTGTATGAACGCCAAGTTCCAATAGTGCTGGGGGAGCATGTGACTACCGATGCAGGTACCGGCTGCGTCCATACTGCTCCTGCACACGGTCCTGACGACTATCAAATTGGTATTGCTTATAATCTTCCCCTCATTAATCCTGTACTTCCAAATGGCTGTTATCAGGAAGACGTTCCTCTGTTTGCAGGTCTATCAGTCCTTAAGGTCAATGATACGGTTATTGAAGCGCTTAAAGAAAGATCAGCTTTGTTGCATTTCGAAAACATTCAACACAGCTACCCCCACTGTTGGCGCCACAAAACACCTATGGTTTTCTTAGCCACTCCCCAATGGTTCATCGCCATGGACAAAAATGGCTTGCGGGAAACAATAAAAGAAGTGATTAATCAAGTGGACTGGATCCCGGATTGGGGTAAAGCACGTATTGCCGCCATGGTTGAAACCCGCCCAGATTGGTGTATATCAAGACAGAGAGCCTGGGGAACACCCATGACCTTATTTGTTCATAAAACCACAAGAGAACTGCATCCAGATACAGTTGAATTGATTGAAAAAATCGCCGTAAAAATGGAAGAGAAAGGCATTGAAGCCTGGTTTGATTTGGACATTGAAGAATTTTTAGCTAAGGATGCTGAGCAATATGAAAAAATCACAGACACCTTGGATGTCTGGTTTGATTCCGGTGTTTCCCATTATTGCGTACTGAAACAAGATCCTGAACTGGGACTACCAGCTGATGTTTATTTTGAAGGTTCAGATCAGCATCGCGGATGGTTTAACTCTTCTTTGACGACTGCCGTAGCTATTTACGGCTCTGCTCCTTATAAAACTGTTTTAACCCATGGTTATACAGTGGATGCAGAAGGTAAAAAGTTATCTAAGTCAAAAGGGAATTATGTGGCTTTGGATAAACTTATTAATCAACATGGTGCTGATATTTTACGCCTTTGGGTATCTTCAACCGATTACCGCCATGAGGTTAGCATTTCGGAAGAAATCATCAAACGAAATGCGGATGCTTATCGACGCATACGAAATACAGCGCGCTTTTTATTGGCTAACCTTTTTGATTTTGTTCCTGAGGAACATTGTGTTGAAGTGGATCAAATGGTGGAATTGGATTGCTGGGCAATAAAAAGAGCCCAACAATTGCAACATGAAATTATTGAAGCGTACAAAAACTACAATTTTCATGTTATTTATCAAAAAATTCACAACTTCTGTGCGGTTGATATGGGTAGTTTTTACCTGGATGTCATCAAAGATCGTCAATATACAACTGCAAAAAACAGTTTGGCGCGACGTTCCTGTCAAACGGCTATGTTCCATATTGTTCATGCCTTAACACGATGGCTAGCGCCAATTTTATCCTTTACAGCTGAAGAAATTTGGCAATTTACCCCTGGAACAACTGGTGAGTCGATCTTTTTGGAGCGCTGGTATTCTGAATGGCCAAGAATCAATGATGTCAATATGATTTTCTGGCAACAATTACAAGTCATTCGAGATGAAGTCAACAAAGCTTTAGAAAATCAACGAAAAACTGGCCTGATTGGTTCTGGCTTAGCAGCCAGGGTTGTTATTTATGCGGATGACAAGAGCTATCCATTATTGGTTAGATTAGGAGAGGAGCTAAGATTCATCCTCATAACTTCTGAAGCCTCAGTCAAACCTCTGGATGCCAGCCCTGAGAACCTTATAACAAATAAGGAGTTAGGCATTGCTGTAGAAGTACAGGCCAGTACTGACGAAAAATGTGAGCGTTGCTGGCACCGGCGTGAAGACGTTGGGACTAACCCTGAGCACCCGGGTCTATGTCAGCGCTGCGTGTCTAACATTAGTGGATGCGACGAGGTGAGGCAATACGCATGA
- a CDS encoding DUF5621 domain-containing protein, which translates to MSNEAAVSFFFLGTSHHRSKRRDVLTTFYEAIKQLGGKAHLFDGVGSSPSSSANLEHPTPGRYIYNPVNDQKSIALDETMKEVRNITQQLTGMAAGEGMDELLFEGIQYLEYLIQQNEGKLPSKINLHGYSRGADACVRLANLLDSLYPDVEVNLFLIDQVPGPGRANDPASYTIPANVKRFESAVMLHENTPGFTPQDRVRYVFAAPEKTLASFRVYPGSHGTATRLTTQEKTNDVPILMHDEMYRFCLETESLPPEAPIPNMVVFTGKDLYEERTAHKLTDAERFHHYNRAQTNLRYYAGAASMSYHAKMILPKRAVLKEHFTYSENHHLFLNQEHAELFQKLYPALYDWFMLNHIDARITSSDVQTQLNHLAEDEPEFHHNLQRICHIDEQLSPRAMRTRSLPPRRKSLIYNELSYLTHSLSTAVNFAYHHMEGAPSTVSICMLHINEALATASSQEEEQAIATLREVTKTAVVFLELCNMENSYLHHQLLKLSYEARHFIQETTNLLELHIQNNHGLGESQKNNIRQVIAAMNHLKESNIDNFDKFKQAKAIIKGLIYELKNPEGEQDLWQNLQDNALHHFDKKYSWTVEKLINHLNELCEPGFYKESLATLMAKQLDSYCKRNFIWNALHQFLSALFRTTLPFFVSPQKTEVATALKNQLLQLNESGQGNDLDAIDKIIKQGHQTLHAIYQSTPRTRPGLMKGELDATLERCKGMISAEINFALKCTEINAEAWSPNISEKRIHLQ; encoded by the coding sequence ATGTCGAATGAAGCAGCAGTAAGTTTTTTCTTTCTTGGCACTTCTCATCATCGAAGCAAAAGAAGGGACGTTTTAACAACTTTCTATGAAGCCATCAAACAACTCGGTGGTAAAGCCCATTTATTCGATGGCGTAGGTTCAAGCCCGAGTTCTTCAGCAAATCTTGAACATCCTACGCCTGGGAGATACATCTACAATCCAGTGAATGATCAGAAAAGTATTGCGCTGGATGAGACCATGAAGGAAGTTCGAAATATAACTCAACAGCTTACTGGCATGGCTGCCGGCGAAGGTATGGATGAATTATTATTTGAAGGAATCCAATACCTCGAATACCTCATTCAACAAAATGAGGGCAAATTACCCTCTAAAATCAATCTACATGGTTATAGCCGTGGAGCTGATGCTTGCGTGCGATTGGCCAATTTATTAGACAGTCTGTACCCTGATGTTGAGGTTAATCTGTTTTTAATTGATCAAGTTCCAGGTCCTGGTAGAGCTAACGACCCGGCATCTTACACGATCCCTGCAAACGTCAAGCGATTCGAAAGCGCTGTCATGCTCCATGAAAACACACCCGGTTTCACCCCACAGGACCGAGTGCGTTATGTGTTTGCAGCACCTGAAAAAACACTTGCTTCATTTCGAGTTTATCCCGGCTCTCATGGAACAGCCACTCGCTTAACTACTCAAGAAAAAACAAATGATGTCCCAATCCTTATGCATGATGAGATGTACCGTTTTTGTCTAGAGACTGAAAGCTTGCCTCCCGAGGCTCCCATCCCCAATATGGTGGTGTTTACGGGTAAAGATTTATACGAAGAAAGGACTGCCCATAAGCTTACAGATGCCGAGCGCTTCCACCATTACAACAGGGCGCAAACCAACTTGCGCTATTATGCTGGTGCAGCTTCCATGAGCTACCACGCCAAAATGATTTTGCCCAAGCGGGCTGTATTGAAAGAACATTTTACTTATAGTGAAAATCATCATCTGTTTCTCAATCAAGAACATGCCGAGTTATTTCAAAAACTCTATCCAGCACTTTATGATTGGTTCATGCTCAACCATATTGATGCACGCATTACCTCTTCTGATGTGCAAACACAGCTGAACCATTTAGCAGAGGACGAACCGGAGTTTCATCATAATTTACAACGAATTTGCCATATTGATGAACAATTATCACCTCGCGCCATGAGAACCCGCTCTCTCCCACCGCGACGCAAAAGCCTTATCTACAATGAATTGTCCTATCTGACTCACTCCTTGTCTACAGCTGTGAATTTTGCTTACCATCACATGGAAGGAGCGCCTTCTACTGTTTCAATTTGCATGCTTCATATTAATGAAGCCTTAGCTACAGCATCCAGCCAGGAAGAAGAGCAGGCCATTGCTACTTTACGCGAAGTAACCAAAACAGCGGTTGTGTTTCTCGAGCTGTGCAATATGGAAAATAGCTACCTTCATCACCAGTTACTTAAGTTAAGCTATGAGGCCAGGCATTTTATTCAGGAGACAACCAATCTATTGGAACTTCATATTCAGAACAATCATGGATTAGGGGAATCTCAGAAAAATAACATCAGGCAAGTGATTGCTGCAATGAATCACCTTAAAGAATCGAACATAGACAATTTTGATAAATTTAAACAAGCAAAGGCCATTATTAAAGGTCTGATTTATGAATTGAAAAACCCCGAAGGCGAGCAAGATTTGTGGCAAAATCTACAGGATAATGCCCTGCATCACTTCGATAAGAAGTATTCCTGGACTGTGGAGAAGTTAATTAATCATTTGAATGAACTGTGTGAGCCAGGGTTTTATAAAGAATCTTTGGCCACCCTAATGGCCAAGCAGTTAGACAGTTACTGCAAGAGGAATTTCATTTGGAATGCATTACACCAATTTTTATCCGCCCTCTTTCGTACAACCTTGCCTTTTTTCGTCTCCCCTCAAAAAACAGAGGTTGCAACGGCGTTAAAGAACCAACTTTTGCAACTTAATGAGTCCGGTCAGGGTAATGACTTGGACGCGATTGATAAAATAATTAAGCAAGGTCATCAAACGCTTCATGCCATTTACCAATCCACACCAAGGACTCGTCCGGGCTTAATGAAGGGTGAGCTTGATGCCACGCTTGAACGCTGCAAAGGAATGATCAGTGCAGAAATTAATTTTGCCTTAAAATGCACAGAAATAAATGCCGAAGCATGGAGTCCAAATATTTCTGAGAAACGAATTCACTTGCAATAA
- the lspA gene encoding signal peptidase II encodes MKKWPWFLLAVLIIVLDQCTKYWAAMTLIPYQPEALMPMLNFTLAYNSGAAFSFLSGTGGWHRWVFAGFSLIMSIVLTLWLVRLPKSAKLQSLAISLILGGAIGNLYDRAALGHVIDFIDLYYKNYHWPVFNLADSAICVGAFFLLIDLCKNPTR; translated from the coding sequence ATGAAAAAATGGCCTTGGTTTTTATTAGCAGTACTGATTATTGTACTGGATCAATGCACCAAATATTGGGCGGCTATGACTTTGATTCCTTACCAGCCTGAGGCCTTAATGCCCATGTTAAATTTTACTTTGGCTTACAACAGTGGTGCGGCATTTAGTTTTTTAAGTGGGACGGGTGGCTGGCATCGCTGGGTCTTTGCGGGTTTTAGCCTTATCATGAGTATTGTTCTTACACTCTGGCTAGTTCGACTACCTAAATCGGCTAAACTTCAGTCTTTAGCCATCAGTTTAATTTTGGGGGGAGCCATTGGTAATTTATACGATCGCGCCGCTTTGGGGCATGTGATTGACTTTATTGATCTCTATTATAAAAATTATCACTGGCCAGTATTTAATCTGGCCGATAGTGCCATTTGTGTGGGTGCATTCTTTTTACTAATTGATTTATGCAAAAACCCCACCCGGTAA
- a CDS encoding 2-oxoacid:acceptor oxidoreductase subunit alpha, translated as MPNTDSIVIRLTGDSGDGVQLVGEQLTIAAALTGRDVRTLPDFPAEIRAPAGTVAGISGFQLAMSEQAIFTAGESLDVLVALNPAALKNSLQHLNPGGLLIINEDSFQAKDWQKANLDQEILNNAAEYYQILSLPLITQTLQAVNGLDINHAQAKKAKNFYVLGLVLWLFDLPVENCLQFIRKKFKANVEIAKANELTLLAGYNYAMTLELSRREFMLGQVGRHQGEYRQITGVEAIGLAIASLATLTETSVLVSGYPITPASAILQECVRLKDFGVHLLQAEDEIAAICACIGASFGGQLALTCTSGPGFDLKAESLGLAVMAELPLVLLDVQRAGASTGLPTKTGQSDLHQALYGRHGEAPLPVLAAQSPADCFNTVVEAFRIAVKYMTPVIVLLDAYLANAAEPWKLPEVESIEVPKLKFNRFPKPYQRDEFLSRSWNIPGTAGFIQQIGGLEKQGEEGRVSYDAENHQKMVMLRANKITGIAREYRPVEIEGDENAKILLIGWGSTYGSLRSAINQCREEGIEIALIHLRHLNPLPSDLADLIAKFETVLVAELNSGHLCQLLRATYLVNAKSITQCNGQPFAVSHLVKAIKLEINHEPNL; from the coding sequence ATGCCTAATACTGACTCAATCGTTATCCGTTTGACGGGAGATTCTGGTGACGGTGTGCAATTGGTTGGCGAGCAATTAACCATTGCAGCTGCCTTAACGGGAAGGGATGTTAGAACCCTTCCTGATTTTCCTGCGGAGATTAGAGCTCCTGCAGGCACCGTTGCTGGTATATCCGGCTTTCAGCTAGCGATGTCAGAACAGGCTATTTTTACGGCTGGGGAAAGCCTTGATGTCTTGGTCGCTTTAAACCCCGCGGCGCTAAAAAACTCACTCCAACACTTAAACCCTGGTGGTTTGCTCATTATTAACGAAGACAGCTTTCAAGCAAAGGATTGGCAAAAAGCCAATTTAGACCAAGAAATTTTGAATAATGCAGCTGAATATTATCAGATACTTTCCCTTCCACTCATCACACAAACCCTGCAGGCCGTTAATGGATTGGATATTAATCATGCGCAGGCTAAAAAAGCCAAAAATTTTTATGTCCTCGGCCTGGTTCTTTGGTTATTTGATTTGCCGGTTGAGAATTGCCTCCAATTCATCCGTAAAAAATTCAAAGCCAATGTGGAGATAGCCAAGGCGAACGAGCTCACTTTATTAGCGGGTTATAATTACGCAATGACTTTGGAATTAAGCCGCCGGGAATTCATGTTGGGTCAGGTTGGCCGCCACCAAGGTGAGTATCGTCAAATTACAGGAGTAGAAGCGATTGGTTTGGCCATAGCAAGCCTGGCAACCCTCACAGAAACATCTGTATTGGTGTCTGGCTATCCCATCACTCCTGCCTCAGCCATCTTACAAGAATGCGTTCGATTAAAAGATTTTGGTGTGCACTTACTGCAAGCCGAAGATGAAATTGCAGCAATATGCGCCTGTATTGGCGCTTCCTTTGGAGGGCAGTTGGCTTTAACTTGCACCTCAGGCCCAGGTTTTGATTTAAAGGCAGAAAGCTTAGGACTTGCGGTGATGGCTGAGCTCCCTTTGGTTTTACTAGACGTTCAACGCGCTGGTGCCTCCACGGGTTTGCCGACTAAGACCGGGCAGAGTGACTTGCATCAAGCGCTTTACGGGCGACATGGGGAAGCCCCCCTGCCCGTATTGGCTGCCCAATCGCCTGCTGATTGCTTTAATACAGTAGTTGAAGCATTCCGTATTGCTGTGAAATACATGACGCCTGTGATTGTTTTATTAGATGCTTACCTAGCGAATGCAGCGGAGCCATGGAAACTGCCGGAAGTGGAGTCCATAGAGGTGCCAAAGCTTAAATTTAATCGCTTCCCGAAACCTTATCAGCGAGATGAATTTTTATCACGCAGTTGGAATATTCCAGGAACGGCAGGCTTTATTCAGCAAATAGGTGGCCTCGAAAAGCAGGGAGAGGAAGGTCGGGTGAGCTATGATGCTGAAAATCACCAAAAAATGGTCATGTTGCGTGCCAATAAAATTACCGGGATTGCTCGTGAGTATCGACCGGTTGAAATTGAGGGGGATGAAAATGCCAAAATCCTTCTCATTGGTTGGGGAAGTACCTACGGCAGCTTAAGATCCGCCATTAATCAATGCAGGGAGGAAGGCATAGAAATTGCCTTAATCCATTTGCGTCATTTAAATCCATTGCCTTCCGACTTGGCGGATTTGATAGCCAAATTTGAAACGGTTCTTGTTGCCGAATTAAATTCAGGCCATTTGTGTCAACTGTTACGTGCTACTTATTTGGTTAATGCCAAATCCATTACTCAGTGTAATGGCCAACCCTTTGCGGTGAGCCATTTGGTTAAAGCCATTAAATTGGAAATCAATCATGAACCAAATTTATAA
- a CDS encoding beta/alpha barrel domain-containing protein — protein sequence MMTDKLFDNQSIIISLDVDAFLFDRLKQIAKAGFAAVEINSSEQMILKKVLNDFPALRVGAGNIISTQQLEDCYQAGVHFASSPGFLPAIAQTAAIYSVNYLPGIATISEAMQVMALGYHQARPYPANLSFCASLNKCLPMLRLFPAEVEWEEAEHYLSLPAVAAVSILNPEGKHLEALPGGVFA from the coding sequence ATTATGACCGACAAATTGTTTGACAATCAATCAATCATTATTAGTTTGGATGTTGATGCTTTTTTATTTGACCGACTGAAGCAAATCGCTAAAGCTGGTTTTGCGGCTGTTGAAATTAATAGCAGCGAACAAATGATTTTGAAAAAAGTTTTAAATGACTTTCCTGCCCTGAGAGTAGGCGCAGGCAACATCATCAGCACCCAGCAGCTCGAAGATTGCTATCAGGCTGGAGTCCATTTTGCCTCAAGCCCTGGTTTTCTTCCTGCCATAGCGCAAACTGCTGCCATTTATTCTGTTAATTATTTGCCCGGGATTGCGACGATATCTGAAGCCATGCAAGTTATGGCTCTTGGTTATCACCAAGCACGTCCCTACCCTGCCAATTTAAGTTTCTGCGCTTCATTAAACAAATGTCTTCCCATGCTGAGATTGTTTCCCGCCGAAGTGGAGTGGGAAGAAGCCGAGCATTATTTAAGCTTACCGGCAGTTGCGGCGGTCAGTATACTCAACCCTGAAGGCAAACATTTAGAAGCTTTACCGGGTGGGGTTTTTGCATAA
- a CDS encoding type IV pilin protein, translating to MKQAQRLSTGFSLFELLIACLILIILMALAYPNYQKNIIKVRRLDAQNALFNLANRLEHYYANVHSYENASLGTGDAPDVISSNLSSQKWYRLEITSQTADEFSLSAVPINSQANDQECQTFTLNHEGNKGIAAGPCGQPRANARECW from the coding sequence ATGAAGCAAGCACAAAGATTAAGCACAGGTTTTTCATTGTTTGAATTATTAATTGCTTGTTTAATTCTGATCATTTTAATGGCTCTTGCTTACCCAAACTATCAAAAGAACATTATTAAAGTTCGGCGGTTGGATGCCCAGAATGCTCTCTTTAACTTGGCAAACCGTCTCGAGCACTATTACGCCAACGTACACAGCTATGAGAATGCAAGTCTTGGGACCGGAGATGCTCCAGATGTAATATCGAGCAACTTGTCCTCACAGAAATGGTATCGTCTGGAAATTACCTCGCAAACTGCCGATGAATTCAGTTTAAGTGCCGTGCCAATTAACTCACAAGCTAATGATCAGGAGTGCCAGACATTTACCCTAAACCATGAAGGAAACAAGGGGATTGCTGCAGGTCCCTGTGGACAACCAAGAGCCAATGCCAGGGAATGTTGGTGA